Below is a window of Nocardia asteroides DNA.
GCGGCGGCCAGCTTCTCGATCGCGGCGACCTTGCCCTCGCCGTAGCAGTAGAACTCGATGTCGCCGGTGTACTTGCCGTCCTCGACGACCATCCGGGTCGCCTCGGTGTGCGAGGCGCCGAGTACCTCGGCAATCGGCCCGACAATCTCCTCACCGGACGCCGAGACGATCACCACGTCGTGTCCGCGGATCTTGTGATCGGCGATCAGGTCGGCCGCCTCGGCGTAGATCAGCGGGTCGACGAGATCGTGAAGTGTCTCGGCCACAATGGATTTCACCTGCTCGACATCCCAGCCGGCGCACATGTTGGCGAGGTTTGCCCGCATTCGTTCCATCTGGTCGTGATCGGCGCCTGAGAGGAGGAACAAAAAGTGGGCGTAGCTGCTCTCCAGCACGGCTCTGCGGTTGAG
It encodes the following:
- a CDS encoding HAD-IB family hydrolase, whose translation is MPGGRVAAFFDLDKTVIAKSSAFVFSKPFYAQGLLNRRAVLESSYAHFLFLLSGADHDQMERMRANLANMCAGWDVEQVKSIVAETLHDLVDPLIYAEAADLIADHKIRGHDVVIVSASGEEIVGPIAEVLGASHTEATRMVVEDGKYTGDIEFYCYGEGKVAAIEKLAAAEGYDLAKCYAYSDSVTDLPMLSAVGHPTAVNPDRALRKEAVTRGWPVLTFSNPVSLWSRFQAPSTTTVAATAAVGLSAIIAGAISYRLLRKRR